A single Oncorhynchus mykiss isolate Arlee chromosome 24, USDA_OmykA_1.1, whole genome shotgun sequence DNA region contains:
- the LOC118944009 gene encoding uncharacterized protein LOC118944009 isoform X1, whose protein sequence is MTMEEMKNEAEMTSMVSMTLYTVMYPVFHELERVNLSAAQTLRAAFIKVRTHTPNHSSWDRTAFIKVGRWRDRTAFIKVGRWRDRTAFIKVGRWRDRTAFIKVGRWRDRTAFIKVGRWRDRDRTAFIKVGRWRDRTAFIKVRRWRDRTAFIKVGRWRVRDRTAFIKVRRWRDRTAFKGREVEGQDSIYKGREVEGQDSIYKGKEVEGQGQDSIYKGKEVEGQGQDSIYKGREVEEQGQDSIYKGKEVEGQGQDSIYIGKEMEGQDSIYKGREVEEQGQDSIYKGKEIQGQDSIYKGKDSYTKSLFMGKDRSL, encoded by the exons ATGACAATGGAAGAGATGAAGAATGAAGCGGAGATGACCTCGATGGTTTCCATGACACTCTACACTGTGATGTACCCCGTCTTCCACGAG TTGGAGAGAGTGAACCTGTCGGCCGCACAGACCCTGAGGGCAGCGTTTATAAAGGTAAGGACCCATACACCAAATCACTCTTCATGGGACAGGACAGCGTTTATAAAGGTAGGGAGGTGGAGGGACAGGACAGCATTTATAAAGGTAGGGAGGTGGAGGGACAGGACAGCGTTTATAAAGGTAGGGAGGTGGAGGGACAGGACAGCATTTATAAAGGTAGGGAGGTGGAGGGACAGGACAGCGTTTATAAAGGTAGGGAGgtggagggacagggacaggacagcATTTATAAAGGTAGGGAGGTGGAGGGACAGGACAGCGTTTATAAAGGTAAGGAGGTGGAGGGACAGGACAGCATTTATAAAGGTAGGGAGGTGGAGGGTCAGGGACAGGACAGCGTTTATAAAGGTAAGGAGGTGGAGGGACAGGACAGCATTTAAAGGTAGGGAGGTGGAGGGACAGGACAGCATTTATAAAGGTAGGGAGGTGGAGGGACAGGACAGCATTTATAAAGGTAAGGAGGTGGAGGGTCAGGGACAGGACAGCATTTATAAAGGTAAGGAGGTGGAGGGTCAGGGACAGGACAGCATTTATAAAGGTAGGGAGGTGGAGGAACAGGGACAGGACAGCATTTATAAAGGTAAGGAGGTGGAGGGTCAGGGACAGGACAGCATTTATATAGGtaaggagatggagggacaggACAGCATTTATAAAGGTAGGGAGGTGGAGGAACAGGGACAGGACAGCATTTATAAAGGTAAAGAGATACAGGGACAGGACAGCATTTATAAAGGTAAGGACTCATACACCAAATCACTCTTCATGGGAAAGGACAGGAGTTTATGA